The Schizosaccharomyces pombe strain 972h- genome assembly, chromosome: I genome contains a region encoding:
- the tif308 gene encoding translation initiation factor eIF3h (p40), whose translation MSDTTSLNVPELESPPIERVELESLLVMNIIKHCRDSFPNMGTIGQLVGIDIDGVLQVSSSFESPSVLENEESAVNKSVSGKARQAHTEAMLNRLQYIGAVTGHVGWYLGAYVSSFLSSPFFVETQYAYQKANPNSIAFLYDLSQSSNGTLYMRAYQLTPEFMAAHEEKTWTASSLNSHNLTPSNVIRELPIVIHNSHLATCLLHSLSEPPTPASTLTAEAALEDCESNLPLTETFSNFEVSLGTRYRKNIELLLESTDEFHYEQGNLGFHQRQLAREQAKIQQWIAKRKAENANRAAENLQPLPLDDWKRIFKLPAEPRLLDSLLISSQIMKSTQIDEQSSAFLSKLAGVRNAYAS comes from the exons ATGTCTGATACAACTTCATTGAATGT TCCAGAATTGGAGTCTCCCCCTATTGAGCGGGTGGAATTAGAATCTTTACTTGTAATGAATATCATCAAGCACTGCCGTGATTCTTTTCCTAATATGGGAACAATTG GTCAGCTTGTTGGTATTGACATTGATGGTGTTTTACAAGTCAGTAGCAGCTTCGAGTCTCCGTCTGttcttgaaaatgaagagtCTGCTGTTAACAAGTCTGTTTCCGGTAAAGCACGCCAAGCTCATACTGAGGCGATGCTTAATCGTCTTCAGTACATTGGTGCTGTTACTGGTCACGTTGGTTGGTATTTGGGAGCCTATGTTAGTTCATTCTTAAGTAGCCCCTTTTTTGTAGAAACGCAATATGCTTATCAAAAGGCAAACCCCAACAGTATCGCTTTTCTTTATGATTTGTCTCAATCTTCTAATGGAACTTTGTACATGCGTGCTTATCAGTTAACTCCAGAGTTTATGGCTGCCCATGAGGAAAAAACTTGGACCGCCTCCTCCCTCAATAGCCACAACTTGACTCCTTCCAATGTTATCCGTGAACTTCCTATTGTTATTCACAACTCTCATTTGGCTACCTGTTTGCTCCACTCTCTTAGTGAGCCTCCTACTCCAGCTTCTACCCTAACCGCCGAAGCTGCTCTTGAAGATTGTGAAAGCAACTTACCCTTGACTGAAACGTTCAGTAACTTTGAGGTTAGTTTGGGTACCAGATATAGAAAGAATATTGAGTTATTATTGGAGTCTACTGATGAGTTTCATTATGAGCAAGGAAATCTTGGATTTCATCAACGTCAACTCGCAAGAGAGCAAGCTAAAATTCAACAGTGGATTGCTAAGCGTAAGGCCGAAAATGCAAATCGTGCTGCCGAAAATTTACAACCTTTACCTTTAGACGATTGGAAGCGAATCTTCAAGCTCCCTGCGGAGCCTCGACTTCTTGACTCTCTATTGATTAGCTCTCAAATTATGAAGTCTACTCAAATAGATGAACAAAGTTCTGCTTTCTTGTCTAAGCTTGCCGGTGTACGAAACGCTTATGCTTCTTAA
- the cid13 gene encoding cytoplasmic poly(A) polymerase Cid13, with amino-acid sequence MDNANCVGGCKFETRSFQYRRRIPYSLGADPLPPVHPLSLKNLVDIDTDLISSQLYELYDSIILNDSGLERRYAFVQKLEQILKKEFPYKNIKTSLFGSTQSLLASNASDIDLCIITDPPQCAPTTCEVSAAFARNGLKKVVCISTAKVPIVKVWDSELQLSCDCNINKTISTLNTRLMRSYVLCDPRVRPLIVMIKYWAKRRCLNDAAEGGTLTSYTISCMVINFLQKRDPPILPSLQMLPHLQDSSTMTDGLDVSFFDDPDLVHGFGDKNEESLGILFVEFFRFFGYLFDYEHFVLSIRHGTFLSKRAKGWQFQLNNFLCVEEPFHTSRNLANTADEITMKGIQLEFRRVFRLLAYNCNVDDACSQFTFPSLTDTSFMDDYVNELQLEIVPGFSHGRDSSDTSCTESPPEPSHFAWAFDPYNATASPYYNQNINSSIDYSSIYSNDVPAIPPNVPYTFVDPYTYACYINNNSYLPPSYMDFYTWYNSPYPKSSHHFDERHGGDRHEKNLSNSRRYSRNKFHKKKQSSGPFQYYPDAFSFTPTDNNSPPSNSSSSEVVSPVSLHSEPVLSTVQAFKS; translated from the coding sequence ATGGACAACGCTAATTGCGTTGGCGGTTGCAAATTTGAAACTCGCAGCTTTCAATATAGAAGGCGTATTCCTTATAGCCTCGGTGCGGATCCACTTCCGCCAGTACATCCTCTAtcattaaagaatttagTTGATATTGATACTGATCTAATTTCTTCTCAACTGTACGAGTTGTATGACTCTATTATACTGAACGACTCGGGTTTAGAACGTCGATATGCATTTGTGCAGAAACTCGAacaaatattgaaaaaagaattcccctataaaaatatcaaaaccTCCCTTTTTGGGTCAACCCAATCTCTTCTTGCCAGCAATGCATCAGACATTGATTTGTGTATCATTACTGATCCGCCTCAATGTGCTCCAACGACCTGCGAGGTGTCAGCTGCCTTTGCTAGGAACGGACTTAAAAAGGTCGTTTGCATTTCAACAGCTAAAGTGCCAATTGTAAAGGTTTGGGACTCAGAATTACAACTATCATGCGATTGCAATATCAATAAAACTATATCTACCTTAAACACGCGTTTGATGCGCTCTTACGTTCTTTGTGATCCCCGAGTTCGGCCCTTGATTGTTATGATTAAATATTGGGCAAAAAGACGATGCTTGAATGACGCTGCCGAGGGCGGTACACTCACTTCTTACACCATAAGCTGTATGGttataaactttttacAAAAGCGCGATCCACCGATTCTTCCCAGCTTGCAAATGCTTCCTCATTTACAAGATTCGTCTACTATGACTGACGGGCTGGATGTGTCGTTTTTCGACGATCCAGATCTTGTTCATGGTTTTGGTGACAAAAACGAGGAGTCTCTTGGTATCCTGTTCGTAGAgttttttcgattttttggttatttatttgattacgagcattttgttttatccATTAGACACGGTACCTTTCTTTCGAAACGAGCAAAAGGATGGCAATTTCAGCTTAACAATTTTCTGTGTGTTGAAGAGCCTTTCCATACATCTCGAAATCTAGCTAATACTGCAGATGAGATTACCATGAAAGGAATACAATTGGAATTTCGACGTGTTTTCCGTCTTTTAGCGTATAATTGCAATGTCGACGATGCTTGTTCGCAATTTACTTTTCCCTCTCTAACTGACACAAGCTTTATGGACGATTATGTAAATGAACTACAATTGGAAATAGTTCCTGGTTTCTCCCATGGTCGTGACTCTTCGGACACCAGCTGTACAGAATCCCCTCCTGAGCCATCACATTTTGCTTGGGCCTTTGATCCTTATAATGCAACCGCTTCTCCCTATTATAATCAGAATATTAATTCATCCATTGACTACTCTTCTATATACTCAAACGACGTCCCTGCAATCCCTCCCAATGTCCCTTATACCTTTGTTGACCCTTACACCTATGCATGctatattaataataatagcTATCTTCCACCCTCATACATGGACTTTTATACATGGTATAATTCTCCCTACCCCAAATCTTCACACCATTTTGATGAGAGGCATGGCGGGGATCGTcacgaaaaaaatttgtctAATTCTCGGCGATATTCTCGCAATAAGTTTcacaaaaagaagcaatcTTCGGGTCCATTCCAGTACTATCCTGATGCCTTCTCTTTTACTCCTACGGATAACAATTCACCTCCTTCAaattcctcttcttctgaaGTAGTATCGCCAGTTAGCTTACACAGTGAGCCGGTATTATCCACAGTACAAGCATTCAAGAGTTGA